The following is a genomic window from Molothrus ater isolate BHLD 08-10-18 breed brown headed cowbird chromosome 19, BPBGC_Mater_1.1, whole genome shotgun sequence.
GAAGGGAGAACAAGAATCTCACAGGTACTGTCCTGCtgtatatttgtgtgtgtgggtACAAATGAGGACGTACATGGGCTGTGAATCACGAGTCCTTTTGACTGATGAAGTGCAAGTGATAAAGAGTCATTACTTGAAGCAAGGTAGTTGTTGTTGGAAATGTTGCTTCCAGAATCTTaaaatgtgtgtatgtatgcTGGTGACTTAACTTGGAGAAAAGCAGTATTGGGAATATTCAATATTTGTTGTGGCATCTCCTAGAATGTGTATAGAAACCTCAAATAGGTATTTACCTTAACTTTGTTTTTAGGATTGTCAGTTGTGTCAATAAGTAATCTGTGTGTGTTGGAATTAAAAGTAAAAGGGAGGTGAATTTGGGAAAATATGAAGTTTTATTACTTGTAGTTTATGTTGTTGTatgctttctatttttaacctgtttttttcccacagtGTTTGCAAATCTTTAGATTActtcagaggcagctgtgctATATACAATGTTTCAGACTACATAGTCTGAAACAAACTTACAAATTTGGTGTTCTAAGAGGTTTCATGGGTTTactatatattatttttcttaattatatTTTGCTCTATATATTGTGTTTAGTTGCTTTGTTGAAACAACATGGAGTATTGATTTGTGTGTGTTGTTTTTGTGCTttcaaaactgtaaaaaatgttctttaatgTGGAAAAGTAACATGGATGAATGATGCAAGTTGGTGTAGATAGAGTCCTTTGAATACTTGAGCTGTTGGGCATTTTTGCTGGTCATCTCAGAGCTCTTGGGAAtctttgtgtttaaaaataagtgTGGAGTGTCAGGTTGTATCTGCCTGAGAAGTGAAGTGCACAAAGTTTTGTCTGGTGGGACAGATTATGTTTTTTTCAATGTGTCCTTCAGAAATACTGAGTGGTTTGAGGACCCTTTTAAATCTAGATTTATGAATACCtattttcaacagaaatatGCCCTGAATGTTATGATTTGAATTAAGATGTGTCTATGGTCAGCAGAATAGTCTAGGCTGTGGAACAAAACAGATGCAGTTATTATTTTGATTGCATATGTTATGAGTGATTTGGACTTGATTAAACTGATAGCCTTTATTTCTAAAGGTGCAGGTTCCCCTTGTAAAGATTCTCATTACTGTGCCTGAAAtatttgttggtttggttttcttttaatttacaCCAAGCCTGTGGTTCAGGGTGAAATTCTAGAAAATCTCCCCCAAAGCTGAGCTTTGTTGCTGATGACTTTCCAACAGATGTGTTTGCCTGCCTGTGAAGGCAAGATCTCCTGTCTTCAGGCAATGTTCTTCTACTGtagtgtttaaattttttttttttaaatatcaagtCATGGAGTACACAGAATAAGTCTGTAAAGAGAAAACTGATGTTCAGTTCTGCATCAACTGCAATTGCTGTATCCAGGCAGTTTCCAAGTTAAGAGCATGGACTGAATCATTAGAGTTCTGTACTGAACATCAGTGAAGTGGTTGCTGTGAGAAGAAAACACTTATTTGTTCtaacatttccctttttttccccccctcctgtTTAGCTTGTCTGCTCATTTGCAACTTACATTTACTGGGTTCTTCCATAAAAATGGTATGTTTGCCAATTCATTCATTCCACTGTTAATTTGTATAACACCTTTGAAATTAGTAGAGATCTGTGAGGGGAATATTTGAATGTTTTTACTCTCTGCTGTTTGGATGCAGGTTTTAATTGACTTGTTCAGCCTGTCTCATTAGTTCTAATTCAGTAGTGCTTTAGAAATGCTGTAGTGTAATTGTGATGTTAAGAAGATAAGCCTTCAGGGTTTTAGTCAAAACAATGATTTTGAGAAATCCTTCAAGCCATCATCCATTCAAACGGAAATAGACCTTGAAGAAAGTGATTCTTTCCCAAGGAATGTGATTTTTCTGGGAGTGTGTCTTTGGTGTTTGAAGtagctttaaaaaaccccacagccctCAAATAGTTGGAAGATTCAGTGGCTTCTATTTTAAAGTAGAAGTGTAAGAAAAAAGTTGTCACGTTGAGTCTAGAAATGAAGGAAAGCCATGTCAACGATTATAAAAGCCTTGGAAATCATATTTTAGTGACTTGAAGTCATTCCATAGTGTCTTTCAAGCACATGAGGATTTGCCTCTCAATATCAGAATATTGGATTTTCTTGACCAGAATGAAGAGCTCTCTTGTATTTTATTCTATTCAGAGCTCTGAAAGTAAAAACtgtttttccattaaaataaaatgatatTTCTGGATTTTTGGTTGCCATTGCTGATCACaccactggcagcagctgccttgaaGATTCCAGGCTCTAGGAAATTTATTGTGCAGTCTCTGAAACAAAGTCTTATTTTCTAAGACtttttttcaagtttgtttGAGAGTCCTTTAAGAGATATTGTGCATTTATTTAGCCTTGCATAATATTTAAGAGGGAGTGGAggtgtaattttgttttgttttcctttatgatAGCATCTAGAGCTTAAGCCCAAATTTTAGGTTTGCaagctgtaaagaaaaaaacctgggAATAATAATTCAACTCATCTGTAATTAGCATATTCTAACTATCCTTAAATCTACccataatatttttctctgttataAAAAGGTAACAAGCTTGCTGTTTTAAACTTTAGAGATCAGCTATGCCTTTAAATCAGCCAATATGAGAATAATTAGGATATATTCTCAAGTGGAAATTTGTAAGTTTGGGAAGAGTTGAAACTTAGAATGTGGTTAGAGGTCTTTGGACCTGGGATGTGCCTGTGGTTAAAAAGTAATTACAGGTGGATTTATATCATTGAATagattttcactttttcagaacttaaaatacttttctgtttAGATAAGCCATCACAAAACTCAGAGAATGAACAAAATTCTGTAACTCTGGAAGTACTGCTGGTGAAAGTTTGCCACAAGAAACGAAAGGTAAAAATGATCTGACAAATTATTAATATCCATTAATGCAAAATGTTTAGCTGCTTGTAGAATATATAAGTAACACTGCCTTATAGTGATGCCTCTGTTGAAATTAGCCTTTGAATTTAAGAACTAATGTATTCAAGTTGTTTTCTATTGGATTTTGCACTGCTTTATGAGAAATGAGTTTCAAAAAACATTCAGCTCTGTAAATTGAATTCAGCTTGTAACTCACATCCACTGGTGTATTTCAGCCACTTCTGGTTTTACCTCAGTTTTTGTGTGTCACATCACTAAAGTGTTCATTCTCTTGTGATGTCCAGAGGCTTAAGGAAACCAGGCAATCACCAAATCATAAAGTAGCCTTTCAGAGTTTAGGagtaaaaaggaacaaattGTAATTGTTTCAAATTCCTCAGTCATTTGCCAattcctctctttcctttttctgtacCTGTGTTTTTTACTTTGGTTATTTCAATTATTGCAGATTTTAGCTACCATAAATCATaaacaattttatatttatttttaaagcatctttGAATTTGCTTGCAGTTTTAGCTGTACTCATTTCACATCAGTTGGCAAATTATTTCCCCAACTGCAAGAATATGGGAGGCTCAGTAATGCTTTAGGTTTTAACTAGAAAGGGAAAGATTTGCAGTCAGAGCTGTGTGTTCTTCCCTAATGCTAGGCTGATTTGACAGGTTGTTAAGAATTAATACTGTTTCTAGCCAATTTTGTTAATTATTGTAGTATGGGTAAATGTAGTGAGATCAGGAGGTACTAATGCTCATTCCAAAAGTTTTGCTGCAAATTTCGTATTTAGGCCATCTTGTCTTGTTTTCCCAATGCTACACAATGTTCAATGATCTCTTTGAGAGCTAATTGAATATAATAAATCCTAGGCTAAGTGGTAAAGAACTACCTAAGTGGTTCTTTATCTCACAGATAGCACAAAATACACTTTGAAATACTGCAAGGAGAAGATAGAaagcctttggaaaaaaaaatatatgtaaccaaaacatttaatttcttcaggtAAACAGAATTAGATGAGTATTAATGACTGTTCTACAATCTTTTTAAGTGCCTCATGTTAGTGTTATTTTATTCACATAGAGAAAGATGGCTGCTGCCAGAAAGGGTTATAGAATGccagttttatttatatttaaaaatatctgggTTTGCATTTAAAATCTGGGATTgttccagatttttttatttatatctgTTACAAGGCTTATTATAAGGCTTATTTTCAAAAGTTGGCAGAACAAATGCAGTTTAGAAATGGCATCAATTTAAATACTTCATGTCTTTACTTTGAAATCTAAAAACCTGAACCTTatctttcttgttttgctgcagGATGTCAGTTGTCCCATAAGACAGGTTCCTACAGGTAAAAAGCAGGTGCCTTTAAACCCAGACCTCAGCCAAATAAAACCAGGCAACTTCCCATCACTTGCAGTTTCCAGTAATGAGTTTGAACCAAGCAACAGCCATATGGTGAAGTCCTACTCACTGTTATTCAGAGTCACTCGCCCAGGAAGGAGAGAATTCAATGGACTGATCAATGGCGAAACGAATGAAAACATTGGTAACTTCAGCCTTGAAATCTGCTTTTGAAATCTGCAGGGTTTGTCTTGTGGGCACATGTGGAGCTGTCTGGATGAGCAGTGGTCACACTGTCACAAGGGCCAGTAGTAACTGAGTGATTGagcttttatttgtttgcagTCTCTTTTGAGATGGGGCTGAAATTCAGCTGCTAGCTAGAAATTGTGCTTCTGGTTTTGTGTAAATTTAACACCACTTGTTACTGACATGATGCTGAAGGTgtgaggcagcactgctggagatgAACAGTGCAAGAGGGCCCTGTGGTCACTGAGACTGTCCTCATTCCTCCACCAACGCTGGTCACTGCTGGCTCACTGTGGGTGCTGTCAGTGTTTCTCAGCAAAATGACAAGCCAATAGAAAAATACCTCagtaataaatttttaaaagttattttctttatcttgtTGAGAAGTGTTACAACACAAATGTTACAGCTTGGAGAGTACATGTAGAATGAAAAACTTTATTTCTCACTATTTTATAGCCACAAGAGGAGGAAGATCAAATCCCAAATTCTTATGCTGACAGAATAATACaatgaaattataaatacaCGAGAACACACCTAAAATATGATTACTGTTAAGCTAAGTGGTCTTTTATTGCATTGTCCTTCTCTATTGTATGGCACAATCAATAGCCAGTTATATTTGTGAGTGCATAGAGACTGTTGGATCTTTTGAATCTGTGCTTCTGTAATGATTGAATATCATAATTCTTATGTGCAGATGTCAATGAGGAGCTTCCAgctagaagaaaaagaaactcttCAAATCGTGAAGATGGGGAAAAGACATTTGTAGCACAAATGACTGTATTTGATAAAAACAGGTAATACTGTAAAAACAAATATAGCTTATATTAATCATTGTATTAATCATTTTTAATCATCATAATATTAGAAATTTGATAATAAGCTTAGTATGTTCTTTGTTACAGTGTAGATTGTCTTTGGCTGCATTTTAGTTGTTATTTACAGTAAGAACTTATgcttatgggttttttttaaaagaaaacctacAGGTTTCATAACACATTTTATACTGAGACCTATTCAGTGACTACTGTAAATAATTCCCATCTGTGAGCTTGAATATTGTCCTGGTAATTTGCATCTGTTTGTCTGTTCCTTGCCAGTTTTTGACCGAGTCATTTCTCTGGTTCTGTTCAAGATCAGTGATAGCATAACTAAAAAGTTAAACAAAGAAAAGGTCTCTGAAATACCCTTGCTGCTTACACTCTGTTGAGTGCCATAATTTTTCCTATGCCCAGAGTGTTGCTGGTGTAGTCACAGGTCTCATTCTGCTGACAGCTACAGAAGACATCAGTTCTCCATTACTACAAGACAATCAAACAAGTAAAAATTATAACAGGCCTACTCTGTCATGTAGTTTAATTATTTGTTATCATGATACTACTTAATGTATTTCAAGGAAGGTGGAGTGTGGTGAACTCACGTGTCAATAGCTTAGAGCACTCTAGATCCAGTTAAAAAGATAAGGACCAGACCATTTCCTGGGTAGACATTTGGGTTGTTTGTGCTGCAAAGGATCATAGTGCCAGCAGCCAAAATACAGTACATGAAAATAAGAGttctttccatggaaaatgcAGGTCCCAGGCAGAGGTAGGTATTTACAAAAATGGAGCTTGAAGAAAAACTCAGACTAATTCTGACAAAATGGTTGTTTATCCAAATAGGGTTTTAGAAGCATATTTTGAGAAGAGTTTTgaagaaatgttcttttctaATCTGTATCTTAGAAGTCTTGACagtattttgttcttttctattACTTAATTCCACTGGATAACTTCAATATGCTAAGCAACATATGAACTGTTAGAGGGTTTTGTAGTGATGATAAGCAAGGGCATTCTCAGGCATACTGTTGTATAAATGAGACTGATTTGCAGCAGAACCAAATAATgcataaaaatgtatatatttttggTTTAGtctttaacatttttctttgttgtggATGATGTTTGGCTAAGATTTAGACCTAGTCAAATAAATTTGcctgaaaatatgtttttagaTTCATGGAAATTTAATTACTGTGAAATAGTGTATTTTAATAGACAAACAATAGAAGAGCCTTTTTACACATAAGGCATATTTTGTCTTGACAGACGCTTGCAACTTCTGGATGGGGAATATGAAGTGGCCATGCAGGAAATGGAAGAGTGTCCCATTAGCAAGAAAAGAGCAACATGGGAAACGATTCTGGATGGGAAGGTATGGGTTGTTTTAGTGGCCAAGAAACCAGGAAATAATTCTCTTTGGGAATGTATGGACATACATTTTAATTTAGCTCTCAATTTAGAAAGCTTTGGCTACACTGAATCATTAATACAAACAGATGTCAACTACTGTAAGTATGGCAGCTGTCTCTTTTCAGTGACTTCTGAATTCCTGACCTAGAAAATCAGATCAGCAGTTTAAATGCTGTTCTAACAAGTTGGACATATCAAAAAGGAGCAAACTGCAGAATATTTaatgggaagaaagaggaaCCCAGACAGGTGTGATCTTATGTACATAGCTTAAGAGAGCGCTGATAAAATGTGGTGGTGAAAAGAGGAGGGTGTATCAGTGTAGGAGGAAGGGTTGAGCAGAGAGAAGTTGTTAACTGAGGTGAATCAACACTCAGTGATGCAGTGATTGTACTTACACAGTCATGCTCACATGTCCTGGGAGAGTATGAGTTGTAAGTGATCGGAGAGAAGAACATGAACATTCCAGATGGTTGCAAAGTATTTGTGTCTCAACATGATTATATAGTTAtgaaaaaagcagagatgaTCCAAATTATGTAGTAAAAGTACAGTTATAAGCTCAACTATCCTGATCAGCCTCTActtgcattaaaataaattacatcaGTTTATGTTCTGTGAATATTTTCTCATGATTGTTTTTATGAAGACACTtattctgctgggtttttttttacttccccCACTCTGCAGAGGTTGCCTCcatttgaaacattttctcaGGGACCTACACTTCAGTTTACTCTTCGTTGGACAGGAGACACAAATGATAAGTCTACAGCTCCTATAGCTAAGCCTCTTGCAACACGAAATTCTGAAAGCCTCCCTCAAGAAAACAAGCCCAATTCTGTTAAACCTACTCAGACTATAGGTAAGCAAactttggttttgctgctgaatAATCATCTGCTTAACCCTTTGGTGCTTAGGGCTCACTGGTGCAGCTGCTTCAGGTTattctcagcaggaaaaagcaaaactgagtGGGCTTTGTTGTATCCCGtactttgtaatttttttaaggttaaaaGCTATACATCAGGACAATATTGAAATGATTATATACAATGCTCATAAAGCCTGCTGTGAAATACATTGGGGAAAATCCATCACTAGGATTTCTGAGATTGTCTGGTTTGCCCTACTCCAATTAGTGTTCTGTAAGTTTCTGGGTTTATAGGTGCCCTACTTTCAGGTGgaatagagttaattttcttcccagtggctgctttagtgctgtgttttggatttaggttgagaataatgttgataacactGATGCTTTAGTTGTTGCTAAGCAGTGTTTAGACTAAGTCAAGGACTTTGCAGCTTCTCACACCACCCCACTATCAAAGAGGCCAGATGACAcaaggggctgggaggagacacagctgaaCCAGACTGGCCAGAGGAATAGTCCATGAATGGCTTCATGGTCAGTACAGAAACTCAAAGGAAAATTGGCCTAGATGCCATCTTTATTTTGTCTCACTTCCAGTTGTTTGTGACTTTGTATTAGAACCTTGTGTAGGCAAGTGAAGCTCAAGGACATCTGGAAAACTGAAGTTGTACAGAGAACAACAGGTTGCACCTATTGTTTCAACACCTGTGAATACACCTTGACTCTGGATTGGCACCCAGTTCACTTCAGAGTAATCAGCATTTCCAAGCTTGTAACTAGATTGGGACTCTGAGAGTAAGGAATCTTCTAGGTCCCTGTTGTAGAAGTGATTATTTGGGGTGTAGAAGTGATTATTTTGGTGGTTCTGTCCCCAGGCTTAGTCTATGGGGTGTGCAGTGAGGCACTGGTAGTGAAGAGTTGACAGTGCTTTGGAGAACTTGTCCAAAATGGCATTTCAGTCTGAGTTTGGTGATGTTTTGGAGATGGAGTGGTGACAGCAAGGAAATTACTATTATGAGTAAAACACTGCTTTTCCAAATGTGGTTTTTATGCAATTGTGTTACAGTAAATGCTGAGAAACTTAATGGTGGGACTTTCCAAGAGTGGTGATTCTTTGTGCTGTGTTTAGGGCTTTAGTGTGATTGAAAAGTGAGATCAAGAAGAAATTTCACCTTACCTGTGCAGAAGCCAATGTCTAGAATGACCCCTAACATCCTCAGCCAACCTTACACGCATCTTTCTCTTTGGAAAGAGtagaagaatatttaaataagaCTGATACCTGTTCCCTGAATTGAGTATTTTATCTGAGCTACAGATTGCAGACACTTGAGTTTCTTCCATTAGGATGAATGGCTGACAGTGCACACAAACATGAAGTAATTCCAGCAGAACCTGGGAGGTCCTTGAACTTTTGCTGTAGaaattgttctgttttctctttacTTCCTTGTACTAGGCTTCCTTGTATTTTAGAGTTCTTGGAGACCTGTATTGTAATTTGTTAGGCAGGTTTTATGCTCAGACTTGCAAAAGAAATGAGAGTTGAGTTGACTAACTCCAGAAGGTGTGTGCTAGTTTACTGTAACAAATGTAGAGGCAGTAGGAACATGGCAAGACTGCCTTGCCAGTGTAaccagaaacacattttttcttccatcagAAAAGCTAAATATTCCAGTAAATTGATAAAGTTACAGCCAGAGCAACCTTCTCAAATAGTACAGCCAACTCTTATACACAAATATATTGCAGTGTGATGTACAGCATTGTAGGGTATTTGTTATGGTTGTGCTGTTTGCAGTGTCTGAATACCATGAGAGTGAAAATTGTACAAAACTTCTATCAGATATTCTGATAAAGATCCAGCCCATCTTTCCCAATGGACATCAGTTTGGTGTTGTCATTTTACTTTGGCATATTTCCCAAGGCAGACCAGTGGAATAAAGACATCAAAGACTTTCTAAATATGGCAGCTTAAACTTTGCTGTAATTACAAAGTTCTGAAAGTAACTGAGCCATGGAATTGGGATTTCTCTGATGTGGTGCAGGCTGAAGTGTTGGGCTTCCTCTCTTTTTcatacagacagaaaataaaatttcctttcttctccaaaatattaaataaagtAAGTGCATCTTCTAAAAATTAGGTCAGTAGAGCTGAGCCTTGTTTTCCCATCTTTATCACCATTCAGAAGCAAGTAGGGTCATTGCTTGGTTTCTCTTGAGGGCAGATTTATAAACCTGCTTAGTTACGTGGGGTTTCTCGTTAACTCTATGAAATCAAATACTGATATAGATTAAAGTGTATGGAAGAGACTCAGAAGCAGCTAAGCAGTGCCATTACACATACAAACAGTGTTCAAGGGTTAAAGTTTCAGTTGAATATTTTGTGTGTTTACTTACATTTCTGCTGCCTGTTAGGAGACTTGTGGAACTTCTGAAATCGAATTTAAGTGGTGTGTTTGAATGCAGCAATCTGAAAGCAGGgatggcttttattttccagcttttagCTATACATAAAGAATTCTCTGCTGAAATGGAGTaagaaaaatgttgctttttacCTGACCATTTTTAAGTTCTCTGAATGATTCTTCAGCACTTGAGATAATCTTGTGTTGGAAGTGGGTTTGCCTGTAGGTTTGTGAAGGAAGCTGAGCACCCAGACTTCCTTGTTGCTGGTAGGAGCTACTTATGTCCAAGCACATTCCAGTATCCtgtttccttcagcagcagtgccctTCTCAGGACTTCCATAGTTGGGTAAGAAAATGTTTGTCTGTTCCTGTGCACCAAAGAAACGTGTGTCTgcatgtggtttttttcagctgtgaaaGAATCTTTGCCTACAGACCTTCAgacaagaaaagagagagatgttTTAAATGAACCTCGACAGAAGTTGCGAATATTTTACCAGGTATTGGAAATAATCATTAAAGGGAAAAACTAGAATCTAAATACTGTGTGGGATTAAAATGTTTACTTGGGAGCTGGGTAGAAATTTCTATTTGCCCTTTTTGTGGATGCCTTAAAGAGTCTCAGGTTCACAGACTGAAAGCCATTCCACAGACTCCTCTTTATGGAAGTATTCTAGAAGACTAATCTTGGGGGCACATCTGATGttctgaaagacaaagaacatTCCTTGTTAGACTTCTGGAGGGAGACAGGTGGGTCTCCAATGGGAAACAAAATTCTTGAAATACCAGTGTTTCAGTACACTGAGCTCATGTAGTGTTCCCAAAATCTAACTATTGCTGTGGAGGTCTCCTGTAACGACGTCCAGCTTGGTTTTGGGGGTTGGAAGTTAATGAATGAAACCCATTTGGTGCTAATTCTGCTCTGCCTGTTCCTGTTTCCACCAGTTTCTTTACAACAATAACACGAGGCAGCAGACCGAGGCCCGCGATGACTTGCACTGCCCCTGGTGCACACTGAACTGTCGGAAACTCTACAGTTTACTCAAACATCTTAAACTCTGCCACAGCAGATTTATCTTTAATTATGTTGTAAGTAACCATTTTGTAGTTCAGCACTATGAAACTCTGTACAGTCTGTCACAGATGCTACAAAGGCAGGGATTCTGTTTCCAGCTTAGTAAGCTGTAGGGTTGTATCTACAGGTTAGAAGCTGCTTTCTGTGAATTTTGTGTGTTACATGGAGGGGAAATATTGTCTTTGTTTAAATcgatatatattaaataatgcTGACCACTGGAGGCTGAATTCTAAATGTAGCTACTGTTCTTGCATCAATGTGTTCTTTGATGTAGAAAGCAATGTAATTGTATATGGTTGGAAGTCTCTTGAAGCTCTAGGAAATTTAGAAATGTTCTTACTAGCAGTCTTTTGCTGCTACTTTGCTTAATTTTATAATTAGTTTTGAGTGGTTTTATACAAAACAGTAAAATAGTATAGAGCAAGGaagttttaatgtaatttgCTTCTAGaggttaaaaattatttggttgCTGTGAAAGGAAACTTAGAGCCGTATCAGGTTATTGAGAGGTGATATTTAAGGTATTCAGAATTTAAAGGTTACTTATTTAAACCTCTTGATGCATTGTCATTACTGTCTGCTGAGTATTTGCAACTGTGCTGCAGTATCATCCAAAAGGTGCTCGGATAGACGTGTCCATCAATGAGTGCTACGATGGCTCCTACGCCGGGAACCCCCAGGACATCCATCGCCAGCCCGGCTTCGCCTTCAGCCGCAACGGGCCCGTCAAAAGAACTCCCATCACACACATCCTGGTGTGCAGGTAGGAGCTGGCAAACAAGCTCTGTGTGGGTCACAGAATCAACTAGGCTGGAAAAAACCTTGGaaatcaagtccaacctgtgacctAACACCACCTTAGCAACTAatccatggcactgagtgccacatccagtcttttttaaacacctccaggtctggtgactccaccactttgCTGGGCAGCCCAATCCAATGCCCgaccactctttctgtaaagaattttttgGCCTATAAACCAGATTTGTGATACCATCTGCAGGTGCATATACACAGTGCTAAATTTCACTGTTATGACTAAATAAAATGTAACTGAAGGAGGATAACATCacccatgattttttttttatctttccaaTTGAGATATCTATTCATAACAATGTAGGTCTCTTTAACTGCCTTACCCTAAaacttttcttccccaaaaggtGAAGTTGGAGGGTTGGATCAGGAGCTCTTCCGTTTTTAATGGGGATTATTTAATTGTTGGAGATTTCCCCCCCTCAACATTTTTGCAATCTAGATCCTAAAATAATTGGTATTAATCAGTGGCAGTTGTCAGTACTTGCATCTGTGatgtgctgctgacagcagtgaCCTGTCCCTTGGCAGGCCCAAGCGCACGAAAGCGAGCATGTCGGAGTTCCTGGAGTCGGAGGACGGGGAGGTGGAGCAGCAGCGCACGTACAGCAGCGGCCACAACCGCCTCTACTTCCACAGCGacacctgcctgcccctgcGCCCCCAGGAGATGGAGGTGGACAGTGAGGATGAGAAGGACCCAGAATGGCTTCGGGAGAAAACCATTACTGTAATTATTCCATTTGTACTAAGTTATTT
Proteins encoded in this region:
- the SUZ12 gene encoding polycomb protein SUZ12 yields the protein MAPQKHGGGAGPSSGSAGGAAGGGGGGGGGGGFGGSAAAAAPGGKSGGAAGGGGGGGSGYSGGSSASSAAAAAAAALPPVKKPKMEQIQADHDLFLQAFEKPTQIYRFLRTRNLIAPIFLHRTLTYMSHRNSRTNIKRKTFKVDEMLSKVEKMKGEQESHSLSAHLQLTFTGFFHKNDKPSQNSENEQNSVTLEVLLVKVCHKKRKDVSCPIRQVPTGKKQVPLNPDLSQIKPGNFPSLAVSSNEFEPSNSHMVKSYSLLFRVTRPGRREFNGLINGETNENIDVNEELPARRKRNSSNREDGEKTFVAQMTVFDKNRRLQLLDGEYEVAMQEMEECPISKKRATWETILDGKRLPPFETFSQGPTLQFTLRWTGDTNDKSTAPIAKPLATRNSESLPQENKPNSVKPTQTIAVKESLPTDLQTRKERDVLNEPRQKLRIFYQFLYNNNTRQQTEARDDLHCPWCTLNCRKLYSLLKHLKLCHSRFIFNYVYHPKGARIDVSINECYDGSYAGNPQDIHRQPGFAFSRNGPVKRTPITHILVCRPKRTKASMSEFLESEDGEVEQQRTYSSGHNRLYFHSDTCLPLRPQEMEVDSEDEKDPEWLREKTITQIEEFSDVNEGEKEVMKLWNLHVMKHGFIADNQMNHACMLFVENYGQKIIKKNLCRNFMLHLVSMHDFNLISIMSIDKAVARLREMQQKLEKGESASPTDEESSEEQSGTANGYSENTMRERISEVESISGVTKQSKKQKL